In one window of Electrophorus electricus isolate fEleEle1 chromosome 15, fEleEle1.pri, whole genome shotgun sequence DNA:
- the mettl16 gene encoding RNA N6-adenosine-methyltransferase mettl16 isoform X1, whose translation MALNKSMHPRNRYKDKPPDFTYLASKYPDFQKHVQTSLVGRATVNFKDPEAVRALTCTLLKEDFGLTIDVPLERLIPTVPLRLNYIHWVEDLTGGQGSPRSGIDIGTGASCIYPLLGASMNGWYFLATEVDDICYNYAKKNVEQNNMADLIKVVKVPQKTLLMDALREESIVYDFCMCNPPFFANQLEAKGVNSRNSRRPPPSSVNTGGATEIMAEGGELEFVKRIIHDSLQLKRRLRWYSCMLGKKCSLAPLKEELRKQGVPKVTHTEFCQGRTMRWALAWSFYEDVTVPSPPCKKRKLEKARRPLTFTVQGPTAAELHAQAASIGRAPATPAESVAAWLEKILTDLKVLHKRVPSGDSELSLLLTAVENTWVHVRQKRREQGRQLRELPRAQPLPGGSPQPGSALAPASTSTDDGSAQAAADDAPEPHGDGKKPDRPQEPERGARDCTESPSTATPSAHVRGASSPKVSLGPCLAPCFLFKCLLNVTLEESNVVVEMHWVEGQNKDLMNQLCTCLKNFLLRQVAQPI comes from the exons ATGGCACTGAATAAATCCATGCATCCTCGAAATCGTTACAAGGACAAGCCACCAGACTTTACCTACCTTGCCTCCAAATATCCAGACTTTCAGAAGCATGTGCAGACCAGTTTGGTCGGCCGGGCGAC GGTGAACTTCAAAGACCCCGAGGCGGTGCGCGCCCTGACATGCACCCTGCTGAAGGAGGACTTTGGCCTGACCATCGACGTCCCACTGGAGCGCCTCATCCCCACCGTCCCGCTGCGCCTCAACTACATCCACTGGGTGGAGGACCTGACAGGGGGCCAGGGCAGCCCACGCAGTGGCATCGACATCG gcACGGGCGCTTCCTGTATCTACCCCCTGCTGGGAGCTTCTATGAATGGCTGGTACTTTCTAGCCACAGAAGTGGATGACATCTGCTACAATTACGCCAAGAAGAATGTTGAGCAAAACAACATGGCGGACCTCATTAAAG tggtgaaggtaccCCAGAAGACCCTGCTGATGGACGCATTAAGAGAGGAGTCTATAGTTTACGACTTCTGCATGTGTAACCCTCCATTCTTCGCTAACCAGTTAGAGGCCAAG GGGGTGAACTCGAGGAACTCTCGCCGCCCTCCGCCCAGCTCTGTCAACACGGGCGGAGCGACGGAGATCATGGCAGAGGGCGGAGAGCTGGAGTTTGTGAAAAGGATCATCCATGACAGTCTGCAGCTCAAGAGGAGGCTTAG gTGGTACAGCTGCATGCTGGGGAAGAAGTGCAGCCTGGCGCCTTTGAAGGAGGAGCTGAGAAAACAAGGG GTCCCCAAAGTCACTCACACGGAGTTCTGCCAGGGCCGTACCATGCGCTGGGCGCTGGCGTGGAGCTTCTACGAGGACGTGACTGTGCCG TCTCCACCGTGTAAGAAGCGTAAGCTGGAGAAGGCCCGTAGGCCCCTCACCTTTACTGTGCAGGGGCCCACGGCAGCAGAGCTGCACGCCCAGGCCGCCAGCATCGGCCGCGCACCAGCTACCCCAGCAGAGAGCGTCGCCGCCTGGCTGGAGAAGATTCTCACAGATCTGAAg GTGTTGCACAAGCGTGTACCCTCCGGCGACTCGGAGCTGAGCCTCTTGCTGACGGCCGTGGAGAACACCTGGGTCCACGTCCGGCAGAAGCGCCGCGAGCAGGGACGCCAGCTCCGCGAGCTGCCCCGAGCCCAGCCCCTCCCAGGGGGCAGCCCACAGCCTGGATCAGCGCTCGCCCCCGCCTCCACTAGCACCGATGACGGCTCAGCCCAGGCTGCAGCAGACGACGCCCCCGAGCCCCACGGTGACGGGAAAAAACCAGATAGGCCGCAGGAGCCTGAGAGGGGTGCACGCGACTGTACGGAGTCCCCGAGCACTGCCACGCCCAGTGCCCATGTGCGAGGGGCCAGCAGCCCCAAGGTCTCCCTCGGCCCCTGTCTGGCCCCTTGCTTTCTCTTCAAGTGCCTGCTGAACGTGACGTTGGAGGAGAGCAACGTGGTGGTGGAGATGCACTGGGTGGAGGGCCAGAACAAAGACCTGATGAACCAGCTGTGCACATGCCTAAAGAACTTCCTCTTACGCCAGGTAGCCCAGCCCATATGA
- the mettl16 gene encoding RNA N6-adenosine-methyltransferase mettl16 isoform X2 — protein sequence MALNKSMHPRNRYKDKPPDFTYLASKYPDFQKHVQTSLVGRATVNFKDPEAVRALTCTLLKEDFGLTIDVPLERLIPTVPLRLNYIHWVEDLTGGQGSPRSGIDIGTGASCIYPLLGASMNGWYFLATEVDDICYNYAKKNVEQNNMADLIKVVKVPQKTLLMDALREESIVYDFCMCNPPFFANQLEAKGVNSRNSRRPPPSSVNTGGATEIMAEGGELEFVKRIIHDSLQLKRRLRWYSCMLGKKCSLAPLKEELRKQGSPPCKKRKLEKARRPLTFTVQGPTAAELHAQAASIGRAPATPAESVAAWLEKILTDLKVLHKRVPSGDSELSLLLTAVENTWVHVRQKRREQGRQLRELPRAQPLPGGSPQPGSALAPASTSTDDGSAQAAADDAPEPHGDGKKPDRPQEPERGARDCTESPSTATPSAHVRGASSPKVSLGPCLAPCFLFKCLLNVTLEESNVVVEMHWVEGQNKDLMNQLCTCLKNFLLRQVAQPI from the exons ATGGCACTGAATAAATCCATGCATCCTCGAAATCGTTACAAGGACAAGCCACCAGACTTTACCTACCTTGCCTCCAAATATCCAGACTTTCAGAAGCATGTGCAGACCAGTTTGGTCGGCCGGGCGAC GGTGAACTTCAAAGACCCCGAGGCGGTGCGCGCCCTGACATGCACCCTGCTGAAGGAGGACTTTGGCCTGACCATCGACGTCCCACTGGAGCGCCTCATCCCCACCGTCCCGCTGCGCCTCAACTACATCCACTGGGTGGAGGACCTGACAGGGGGCCAGGGCAGCCCACGCAGTGGCATCGACATCG gcACGGGCGCTTCCTGTATCTACCCCCTGCTGGGAGCTTCTATGAATGGCTGGTACTTTCTAGCCACAGAAGTGGATGACATCTGCTACAATTACGCCAAGAAGAATGTTGAGCAAAACAACATGGCGGACCTCATTAAAG tggtgaaggtaccCCAGAAGACCCTGCTGATGGACGCATTAAGAGAGGAGTCTATAGTTTACGACTTCTGCATGTGTAACCCTCCATTCTTCGCTAACCAGTTAGAGGCCAAG GGGGTGAACTCGAGGAACTCTCGCCGCCCTCCGCCCAGCTCTGTCAACACGGGCGGAGCGACGGAGATCATGGCAGAGGGCGGAGAGCTGGAGTTTGTGAAAAGGATCATCCATGACAGTCTGCAGCTCAAGAGGAGGCTTAG gTGGTACAGCTGCATGCTGGGGAAGAAGTGCAGCCTGGCGCCTTTGAAGGAGGAGCTGAGAAAACAAGGG TCTCCACCGTGTAAGAAGCGTAAGCTGGAGAAGGCCCGTAGGCCCCTCACCTTTACTGTGCAGGGGCCCACGGCAGCAGAGCTGCACGCCCAGGCCGCCAGCATCGGCCGCGCACCAGCTACCCCAGCAGAGAGCGTCGCCGCCTGGCTGGAGAAGATTCTCACAGATCTGAAg GTGTTGCACAAGCGTGTACCCTCCGGCGACTCGGAGCTGAGCCTCTTGCTGACGGCCGTGGAGAACACCTGGGTCCACGTCCGGCAGAAGCGCCGCGAGCAGGGACGCCAGCTCCGCGAGCTGCCCCGAGCCCAGCCCCTCCCAGGGGGCAGCCCACAGCCTGGATCAGCGCTCGCCCCCGCCTCCACTAGCACCGATGACGGCTCAGCCCAGGCTGCAGCAGACGACGCCCCCGAGCCCCACGGTGACGGGAAAAAACCAGATAGGCCGCAGGAGCCTGAGAGGGGTGCACGCGACTGTACGGAGTCCCCGAGCACTGCCACGCCCAGTGCCCATGTGCGAGGGGCCAGCAGCCCCAAGGTCTCCCTCGGCCCCTGTCTGGCCCCTTGCTTTCTCTTCAAGTGCCTGCTGAACGTGACGTTGGAGGAGAGCAACGTGGTGGTGGAGATGCACTGGGTGGAGGGCCAGAACAAAGACCTGATGAACCAGCTGTGCACATGCCTAAAGAACTTCCTCTTACGCCAGGTAGCCCAGCCCATATGA